In a single window of the Nocardioides massiliensis genome:
- a CDS encoding methyltransferase, producing the protein MTTLRAPMGATETIAFGPLDITFSEGVIRPRPWTTAQSEWAAEILLDAPAGRVLELCSGAGHIGLLSVLGSGRDLVCVDRSEIACVNARFNTECAGLASQVEIRNRPLEEAVADGEEFALVVADPPWVRHAEIGRFPEDPVTAIDGGDDGLVIARLCLQVIAKALMPGGSAILQLGPEGQVETLADELAAYAEDLVHTDTRRFPRGALMRVDRVPSCRS; encoded by the coding sequence GTGACCACGCTGCGCGCGCCGATGGGCGCCACCGAGACGATCGCCTTCGGCCCGCTGGACATCACCTTCAGCGAGGGCGTGATCCGTCCGCGGCCCTGGACCACCGCTCAGTCGGAGTGGGCGGCCGAGATCCTGCTCGACGCGCCGGCCGGCCGGGTCCTCGAGCTGTGCTCGGGCGCCGGCCACATCGGGCTGCTCTCCGTCCTGGGCAGCGGGCGCGACCTCGTGTGCGTGGACCGCTCGGAGATCGCCTGCGTCAACGCCCGCTTCAACACCGAGTGCGCCGGTCTCGCCTCCCAGGTCGAGATCCGCAACCGTCCCCTGGAGGAGGCGGTGGCCGATGGCGAGGAGTTCGCGCTGGTGGTCGCCGACCCGCCGTGGGTGCGGCACGCCGAGATCGGCCGGTTCCCCGAAGACCCCGTCACCGCGATCGACGGCGGCGACGACGGCCTGGTCATCGCCCGGTTGTGCCTGCAGGTGATCGCCAAGGCGCTGATGCCGGGTGGCTCCGCGATCCTCCAGCTCGGTCCCGAAGGTCAGGTCGAGACGCTCGCCGACGAGCTGGCGGCGTACGCCGAGGACCTCGTCCACACCGACACGCGCCGGTTCCCGCGGGGTGCGCTGATGCGGGTCGACCGCGTCCCGAGCTGCCGCAGCTGA
- a CDS encoding SDR family oxidoreductase: MSQPEQTQDFPGDQRRMEPVPDCGESSYRGSGKLTGKVAVITGADSGIGRAVAIAYAREGADVLISYLDEHEEAEEVAGLVRDAGQRAVLVGGDLSAPAQCREVIDTAVREFGRIDVLVINHAFQMSRERLEDIPDEEWDFTINTNLSAMFHLTKAALPHMGEGSAIIGSSSVNSDSPNPTLAPYAATKAAIANFCASLAQMLGDRGIRVNSVAPGPIWTPLIPSTLPAEAVGSFGENTPLGRPGQPAELAPVYVLLASDEGSYVSGARVAVTGGRPIL, from the coding sequence ATGAGCCAGCCAGAGCAGACCCAGGACTTCCCCGGCGACCAGCGGCGGATGGAGCCGGTGCCGGACTGCGGGGAGAGCTCCTACCGCGGCTCCGGGAAGCTGACCGGCAAGGTCGCGGTCATCACCGGCGCCGACAGCGGCATCGGCCGCGCCGTCGCGATCGCCTACGCCCGGGAGGGCGCGGACGTGCTCATCTCCTACCTCGACGAGCACGAGGAGGCCGAGGAGGTGGCCGGTCTCGTCCGGGACGCAGGGCAGCGCGCCGTCCTGGTCGGCGGCGATCTCAGCGCCCCGGCACAGTGCCGCGAGGTGATCGACACCGCCGTCCGCGAGTTCGGCAGGATCGACGTGCTCGTGATCAACCACGCCTTCCAGATGTCGCGCGAACGGCTGGAGGACATCCCCGACGAGGAGTGGGACTTCACGATCAACACCAACCTGTCGGCGATGTTCCACCTCACCAAGGCGGCGCTGCCCCACATGGGCGAGGGCAGCGCCATCATCGGCAGCTCGTCGGTCAACTCCGACTCCCCCAACCCCACACTCGCGCCGTACGCCGCCACCAAGGCCGCCATCGCGAACTTCTGCGCCTCGCTCGCCCAGATGCTCGGTGACCGCGGTATCCGGGTCAACAGCGTCGCACCCGGCCCGATCTGGACCCCGCTGATCCCCTCCACGCTCCCGGCCGAGGCCGTCGGCAGCTTCGGTGAGAACACCCCGCTGGGGCGCCCCGGGCAGCCGGCCGAGCTCGCCCCGGTCTACGTGCTGCTGGCCTCCGACGAGGGCAGCTACGTCTCCGGCGCCCGGGTCGCCGTCACGGGTGGTCGCCCGATCCTGTGA
- a CDS encoding FAD-dependent oxidoreductase yields the protein MSQRPSWWSVHRPAAPTASPEPVPERAEVVVVGGGLTGLTTALQLSKAGVRVVVLEAHTLGAGTTSRSTAKVSLLQGSRFSEISRWQSVERLRQYAEANREGQAWLRRFCLEHDVPWDDRDGFTYANTDAGLRMLEKELSASNAAGIPVAWAQTPELPYDVRGAIRLPDQGQVDPVAMIAALADQARAHGVVVVEGTRVRSVGHRRPVLVETERGDIRADTVVLATGMPILDRSAAFARMKAERSYTVALKAPDLAVRGQYLSVDPPSRSLRSTVGAEGTPVLLVGGAGHGTGRSVPTSRHVEQLTSWAAEHFPGASPVTSWSAQDYAPTRGLPHVGPALPRLPGVLVAGGFAKWGFTNGVAAALALTARITGGQVPWAEAFDPWQVADLRTTPRAAQHNAEVGLAMGRGVVHVVRNRRRGPICTHMGGALTWNDTERSWDCPLHGSRFAADGEVLDAPATCGLRRVPTPPTGSTDPTEGAQ from the coding sequence GTGAGCCAGCGTCCGTCCTGGTGGTCGGTCCACCGCCCCGCCGCGCCGACCGCCTCCCCCGAGCCCGTCCCGGAGCGGGCCGAGGTGGTCGTCGTGGGCGGTGGGCTGACCGGTCTCACCACCGCGCTGCAGCTGTCCAAGGCCGGCGTCCGGGTCGTGGTCCTGGAGGCCCACACCCTGGGCGCCGGCACCACGAGTCGCAGCACGGCCAAGGTCAGCCTGTTGCAGGGGTCGCGGTTCTCCGAGATCTCGCGGTGGCAGTCCGTCGAACGGCTGCGGCAGTACGCCGAGGCCAACCGCGAGGGCCAGGCCTGGCTGCGCCGGTTCTGCCTCGAGCACGACGTCCCGTGGGACGACCGGGACGGCTTCACCTACGCCAACACCGACGCCGGGCTGCGCATGCTCGAGAAGGAGCTGTCGGCCAGCAACGCAGCCGGCATCCCGGTGGCGTGGGCGCAGACCCCCGAGCTGCCGTACGACGTCCGCGGCGCGATCCGGCTCCCCGACCAGGGCCAGGTCGACCCGGTGGCGATGATCGCCGCCCTTGCCGACCAGGCGCGCGCCCACGGCGTGGTCGTGGTGGAGGGGACCCGGGTGCGCTCGGTGGGTCATCGCCGCCCGGTCCTCGTCGAGACCGAACGCGGCGACATCCGGGCCGACACCGTCGTGCTCGCTACCGGCATGCCGATCCTGGACCGCAGCGCGGCGTTCGCCCGCATGAAAGCCGAACGCTCCTACACCGTCGCGCTGAAGGCTCCGGACCTCGCGGTGCGCGGGCAGTACCTCTCCGTGGATCCCCCGTCGCGCTCGCTGCGCTCGACGGTGGGTGCCGAGGGCACGCCGGTGCTGCTGGTCGGCGGCGCGGGGCACGGTACCGGCCGCTCGGTGCCGACCTCGCGCCACGTCGAGCAGCTCACCTCCTGGGCCGCGGAGCACTTCCCCGGCGCCTCGCCGGTGACGTCGTGGTCCGCGCAGGACTACGCCCCCACCCGCGGTCTGCCCCACGTCGGTCCCGCGCTTCCCCGCCTGCCGGGCGTCCTCGTCGCCGGTGGGTTCGCGAAGTGGGGGTTCACCAACGGCGTCGCCGCCGCCCTGGCACTCACCGCCCGGATCACCGGCGGACAGGTGCCGTGGGCCGAGGCCTTCGACCCGTGGCAGGTCGCCGACCTCCGCACGACACCGCGCGCCGCCCAGCACAACGCCGAGGTCGGCCTGGCGATGGGGCGCGGCGTCGTCCACGTCGTGCGCAACCGCCGCCGCGGACCGATCTGCACCCATATGGGTGGCGCCCTCACCTGGAACGACACCGAGCGCAGCTGGGACTGCCCCTTGCACGGGTCCCGCTTCGCCGCCGACGGCGAGGTGCTCGACGCTCCCGCCACCTGCGGCCTGCGTCGCGTGCCGACGCCACCGACCGGATCCACCGACCCGACCGAAGGAGCACAGTGA